DNA sequence from the SAR324 cluster bacterium genome:
AACTGCCGACCTGTACTCTCCAACACACCCGACTCCTGCTGGACCTGACGAGAAGACCACTCCACGTGCTGCAGAGCGCTATTGAGTTGAGAGACCATCTGACGCATTGCTTCGGCCATCTGGCCAATCTCATCTTCCTGCTCAACATCAACTTGTACGGTCAGGTCCTGCTCTTCGGCAATGGTTTGCAGGGCCAGGGCAGTCTGGGTGACTGGCTCCGTGATGTTACGGGAGAAGAAGAGGGCCAGTTGGACCACCAGGGCCACGACACCCAGCAGCAGGACCAACACTACCAGAGCAAGGATCCAGACAGGGCGCAGGACTTCAGAAGCCTGGATCTCAGTGATCAGAGCCCAGGTTTGATCATGGACATTAATCGGAGAGAAGGAAGCCAGCACCCAGTCGCCATTGTAGTTTTGATAGAGACCAGTGTCACTCTGACCCGCCAGGGCCAAGCGGACTGGCTCGGTGTCAGCCCCATTGAGAGAGACCTCTCCACTGAGAGAGGAGGCCAGGTTACGGTTGGGATCACGGGTGCTGGTTCGTAGTTTGAGGTCAGGACCCACCAGATAGGACTCTCCAGTCTCTCTGAGACCGGTGCGTTGCAGCATCACTTCATTCAGGGCGCTGTCTGACAACTGTAAGGCAACCAACAATTGAGTATTTCCCTCCCCCTCTTGAACACCAGACCACGTTTTAATAAATGCCTGCCAATCATCCTCTTCCTGGGATGAAGCCCTTAGGACTGGATTCACTAGAAACGCAGCAGGAGCCATTCCACTTGGAGCGTATGACTCAAAGTCTATGAAGCTTATGCTTTCTGCACTGATCGCTTGTCGTACCACTCTGCCCAAATTACTCTCTGAGTAGGGTCCACTCAGGATATTTGTTTGGTAGTCGACATCCTTGGCAACAGTGTAGAAGATCTCACCATCTGGATGGATCAGAAACAGATCATAGTATTGATTCAACTCTACATAGCTAGCATAGAATTCAGCCCCCTCCTCGTCTCTTGGATTGAGTACTTCGCTGACTGCCATCTCACTGACTATCACCCAGTTGAATTTTTCAAATGTAAAAGGACTCCATGCACTTAGCACATACTGGTTCAGATAATTTTTCACTACACCCACTCCCGATTCTCCAAACAGACCCGCCTGGACAGGAGCCGTATCGATTATTGTCCCTCTGACGAACGAGATCTCTATCGAAAAATTTTGAGGATCTAGAAAAGAATCGGAACGCAAGCGTAGGTCATTGCCAACTAGATAGGTCTCCCCAGTCTCTCCTAAACCGCTACGATCACTCATCACATTCTTGAAACGATCCACAGGGAACTGGAAAATTACCACTCCCAATTGGGTTTGGCCCGTCAATGTTTCCTCAAAAATGGGAACCGCCATGAACGCAGCTGGAGCATTAAAACTAGGCCAATAGGGCTCAAAATCCTCAACAAAAAACTCACCGGGAGCATCCGCAGAGTTGGCTAGCTGAAAAATTCTCCCCAACGCTGTCTCAGCAAAAGGTCCATCTACCAAAGAAGTACCAAAATCGAGTTCCTTGAAAACGGAATAAACAACTCGACTGCTTTTAGAATCCACAAGGAAGATGTCATAGAATCCATACGTTTGCAGATAGTCTCGGATGAAGGGCTGCAGTTCAGAGTGGAGCCTACTGTAAGCCGTTTCATCGGGTTTGTTGAGCGCATCTTTCAGCCCAATTGGATTAGGATTATTGACAATAAAAGCATGCTGCAAAGCAATGCTTGCATCGTCTAACTTAGAGAAATATTTTTCCGTCTCTGGGGCTGTTCTACCATTCAATTGCTGGTAATTATCAGTAAATTCGTTTTCCCAGTATCCTCGTAATTCTTCTCGCATTCTATTGAGATCGGCCTCCTTTAGATTTTGCTCTGGAATATAATTTCGAAAAAAATTGGGCAAAGCCCACATGCTCTCAACAATCAGCTTATTTTTGGCTAAGTCGATGCTCTGGGCTTTAATTGTCTGCAGGTACTCCTGCAACGCTATCTGTTTTGCATCTCGAATTGCAGTCAACTTATTCTTTGCAGCTATCTGAAAACTTTCTACTGTCTTGCCTGTCACTTCCAGATCACTTTGCTGCTGAGCAAAATAAGTCTCTAGCTGCTGCTGTTTATTCTCACGCAGTCCACTCAGTTGTTCGTAGGTTTGTGTAACTAGTGAAGTAGTAGCCACTAGTACACCAACAGCTGTTAGCAATATGGCTGGTACAAAGCCCACAAGCAAAAAACTGCCAACCAGCTTGCGCTGCATTGGAATGTCTTTAAGTCGCAAGGTCTTCTCCTTGTTACAGGAACAGGACTAGGAAGATTTGAAGGACTCGGGAATATTTTCAGAGAGGACGAGGAGGTGAGAGCGGCAGTCGGGAATTACTTGCCAGATTCCAACACGTAGATGAATTCCTTGGCTTCGTGAAGTGTACAGTCCGTATAGCTGCGAACTAGTTGAATGGCTTCAAATTTACGCCCAGCGTTCAGCAGTGCTAAGACTTCTGCCTCCAGTTCTGCCTCTTCTTCTTGGTCCATCGTCCAATTCTCCCAATCTGGAAACCATTGGTTGTCATATAACCAGTTATTGAGAAAGTACACTTGGGTTCGTAAGACAAGCAAGTTACAAAGAATTGCGCTGCCGATACTTAACAGTAGAGCTTCTGCCTGAGTAACAGGAAGATATTGTGGCAAAACAAGGCTGGTTGAGCCAATCAAAGCCATCCAGGAGAGTGCACCAGCCCAGGGCAACCATCTTCTAGGCGCTGTTTGGGATGACGGAAGCAGATCTTCTGAAGAATCCTGCGATCGCTCGTGTTTGGCTGCTTGCATGTCACCCGGTTTCACAAGATAGAGTGATTAATAAAGGGATATCTCTCAATTTGCAATCACCATTCCTTTTCAGAAACAGCACTTAGAACCTAAGCTGGCAGGGAATTATTGTAGGAAGGGGTTGTGTTGCTTCTCGTGACCAATCGTTGATTCAGGTCCGTGTCCAGGAACAAACGCAAAATCATTATCCAAGAGCAGGAGTTGGGTACGAATGGACTCCAGCAACTGTGCATGGTTTCCACGTGGGAAGTCAGTCCGACCAATCGAGCCCTGAAAGAGCACATCACCCACCCAAACCCGGCGGGACAGTTCATGGATCAGCACCACATGTCCGGGAGTGTGTCCTGGACAATGACGAACCTGTAGGGTTTGTTCTCCAAAAGTTACCTCGTCACCCTGACGGAGCCAACGGTTTGGTAGAAAAGCAGACACCTTTGGGAAGTTGAAGTAGCGACTCTGCTCATCTAAAGCTTCAATCCAAAACAGATCATCTTCATGGGGACCCTCTACCGGAACACCAAGTCGCTCAACCATCTCTCCTGTCGCTCCAACGTGATCTAGATGACCGTGAGTCAGGATGATCTTCTCCAGAGTAAGATCTGCTTTTTCCAGAATTCCCAGTAAACGATCCACTTCCCCCCCTGGATCCACAAAAGCAGCTTGGCGAGTTGCTTTACACCAGATCAAAGAACAGTTCTGAACAAAGGGGGTGACAGGACAAATCCGATAACCGAGACCAAACATCAAAGCTCCAAAGGAAGGAAAATTCAGGAAGGATCCTCGCAGACTCTCTCAAAGGTGGCAAAGGTCCGGCCATAACACTGACCTAGATCACAGGCCTTGCGCCAGTCAGTACAGGCGGGCTCGCGCTGTTTCAAGTAATAGTATGCATTGCCACGCAGATAGTGTCCTTCTGCGTGCTCTGGGTATTCCAAGAGCAGTTGGTTCAGTTTCTCCAAACCTACTTCATAGCGATGAGCCCGCAGATGGGCTTGCCCCTGACGAAGCAGAGACTGTTCATGGTTGTAGCTACGAACTTCCTCTTGAAAAGCCGACTGGGCCAACAGCGTAATTGGCCAGCATAACCCGCCAAGAAAAAACCAGATCCACCACAAATGACTATTGTTCCAAACCATCAGGATTGGGAGGTTCTTACTCGTTCCCAAAAGAAAAAGGCACCCCAGCCCACCACAACCGGCAGCACTCCTACCAGCAGAAAATTGGACACATCGATGCCCTCAAAAAAACGCAATCGATTGTCTTCAAAATTAACCACCAGGCTGGTGAAGACATGAAAAATCACCCACATACCTGAGAATGCAGCAAAGACGAAACGCTTTCCTGACACTATTCTTCCTCCTCCTCTGTTGAGACAGGGCTGGGTGGCCGAGCCTGCACTTGGTTTCTTAGCCAGATCAGGTGTTCCCAGCGACCACTTTCTCCAAAATCTTCTTTCAATTGTTCTTCGTAGACGGGACGGCGAACCGAAGCGGCACCTTCCACAGCCCAACCGACACTGTCCGCATACTTTTCAACATATTCCAGTGCATCTGTCTTGTGACCTTGGTCTACCCAGTCTCCCAAGACCAAGAAGCAATGTCCACCTGATACCGTCACTTGCCGCATTTTCAGCATACACGTACGGAACACTTCTTTCCACTGTGCAGCCGAATGCTGTCGTCGTGTGCCAATCTCCTTCAGCGCAAGTTCCTGAATGGAGAAGTGCAACCAGCGCAACCGTAAGCGATGATGATCAAGGTAGTCATAGGTTCCTGGATAGGGCGGACTAGTGATCAGACAATCGAATGGATCACAACCTTGTGGCAAGCTCAATTCCCGCACATCCTGCTGCCAGATTTGTGGCCGCATTTTTGGGTCAGTCAGACGTCGACTCAGATCCTGCTGACGTTCCAGCACCTCTCGGGTTTTTCGCTGCATCCACAAAGAGAAAGCTCCACGCGGGAAATTACCTTTTTCCTTTTTTTCGCCGTCATTCCCTTCTTCAATGCGACGGGAAAACTTACCAACCAAACTGGAAAAAACAAAGCGTAAGGTATCTCGATCTGGACCTGGATAGAGCTGTTCCAAGCAATCCGACCACTGCAGCATCTCAGCAAAGATATGGGGTTGGTAGTGGGTTTTCAGCATGGACAAGTGGGGATGCTCGACTCGAATCTTATCACGACGCCGTCGCTCGACTTCGTTTTGGAGGAATTCCAAGGCATTCCAGACCATTACAGCATGCTTGGGCAGACGACCACGGCAACGTTCCCTAGCAACCAGTGCTGCAATCGGATTAATGTCGTTGCCTGTGACCTCCCATCCTCGGCAAAGGCTCTCAACCAATAGCGTTCCCCCACCCATGAAGGGATCACACAAGCGGGGTGACTGGCCCTCATGTTCCTGTGCCAACCATTTCAGAATGGTACGAGGCAAATTGGGGTGGAAGCGAGCAGGATAGGGATGCAACCCATGGGTCAAGGAATAGCCTTCACGTCCCTGAGGAGGAGTGCGCAAGGCATTCTCCAGCATCCTTCCTTCACGTCCTTGGTGACGAGATTCAAGGTTAGCTTGAGAGGCAGAACGTCGAATGCGACGAAACTTAGGTTCAGTTTCAGCAGTCATTGGATCTTGGGAAAGAGTTCTTGTTCAGGCACTACCAGGATCACCAGTTTTTAGTGCAACTCGTCCTTCTGCGTTTCCAAGTGCTTGGTAGGCATGATAGCGAGCCTGATTGCATCGTTCGCACTCGCAGCCAAGCTCATCCTTCAGCAGAGCTTCTTCTTGAGATGCAAGTAGTTCGCGCAGCGCTTCATAGAGTTTTGGTGCAGCAGCCAGTAGGTGTAGCGTGTTTCGCCACTCTTCATC
Encoded proteins:
- a CDS encoding methyl-accepting chemotaxis protein; the protein is MRLKDIPMQRKLVGSFLLVGFVPAILLTAVGVLVATTSLVTQTYEQLSGLRENKQQQLETYFAQQQSDLEVTGKTVESFQIAAKNKLTAIRDAKQIALQEYLQTIKAQSIDLAKNKLIVESMWALPNFFRNYIPEQNLKEADLNRMREELRGYWENEFTDNYQQLNGRTAPETEKYFSKLDDASIALQHAFIVNNPNPIGLKDALNKPDETAYSRLHSELQPFIRDYLQTYGFYDIFLVDSKSSRVVYSVFKELDFGTSLVDGPFAETALGRIFQLANSADAPGEFFVEDFEPYWPSFNAPAAFMAVPIFEETLTGQTQLGVVIFQFPVDRFKNVMSDRSGLGETGETYLVGNDLRLRSDSFLDPQNFSIEISFVRGTIIDTAPVQAGLFGESGVGVVKNYLNQYVLSAWSPFTFEKFNWVIVSEMAVSEVLNPRDEEGAEFYASYVELNQYYDLFLIHPDGEIFYTVAKDVDYQTNILSGPYSESNLGRVVRQAISAESISFIDFESYAPSGMAPAAFLVNPVLRASSQEEDDWQAFIKTWSGVQEGEGNTQLLVALQLSDSALNEVMLQRTGLRETGESYLVGPDLKLRTSTRDPNRNLASSLSGEVSLNGADTEPVRLALAGQSDTGLYQNYNGDWVLASFSPINVHDQTWALITEIQASEVLRPVWILALVVLVLLLGVVALVVQLALFFSRNITEPVTQTALALQTIAEEQDLTVQVDVEQEDEIGQMAEAMRQMVSQLNSALQHVEWSSRQVQQESGVLESTGRQLAEQSSTQAASLEEISSSMVELNAQTKHNHELSTRASSESQQMSRQTQ
- a CDS encoding DNA adenine methylase, with the translated sequence MTAETEPKFRRIRRSASQANLESRHQGREGRMLENALRTPPQGREGYSLTHGLHPYPARFHPNLPRTILKWLAQEHEGQSPRLCDPFMGGGTLLVESLCRGWEVTGNDINPIAALVARERCRGRLPKHAVMVWNALEFLQNEVERRRRDKIRVEHPHLSMLKTHYQPHIFAEMLQWSDCLEQLYPGPDRDTLRFVFSSLVGKFSRRIEEGNDGEKKEKGNFPRGAFSLWMQRKTREVLERQQDLSRRLTDPKMRPQIWQQDVRELSLPQGCDPFDCLITSPPYPGTYDYLDHHRLRLRWLHFSIQELALKEIGTRRQHSAAQWKEVFRTCMLKMRQVTVSGGHCFLVLGDWVDQGHKTDALEYVEKYADSVGWAVEGAASVRRPVYEEQLKEDFGESGRWEHLIWLRNQVQARPPSPVSTEEEEE
- a CDS encoding MBL fold metallo-hydrolase, whose protein sequence is MFGLGYRICPVTPFVQNCSLIWCKATRQAAFVDPGGEVDRLLGILEKADLTLEKIILTHGHLDHVGATGEMVERLGVPVEGPHEDDLFWIEALDEQSRYFNFPKVSAFLPNRWLRQGDEVTFGEQTLQVRHCPGHTPGHVVLIHELSRRVWVGDVLFQGSIGRTDFPRGNHAQLLESIRTQLLLLDNDFAFVPGHGPESTIGHEKQHNPFLQ